Proteins from one Deltaproteobacteria bacterium genomic window:
- a CDS encoding amidohydrolase family protein, with product MKSTVIKAGRLIDGTGRPPIEKCAVVVEGSKIAAVGKASEIVLPEGEGVDVIDAVGKTLMPGMIDSHVHIYTDGESREFYSLPVSNNHLTLALRSVPRLKRTLEMGITTLRDGGSGWGWLEVALRDAINRGDIVGPRYFATGYHLTVTGGHGYFLPPWLANIPVHPEQSTIHCDGPDQWRRAARLNIYNGTDNVKVVASRDIISTGIATAPQATREELRAAIEEAHKMGKRAIAHAQGREAIMNAIEAGADSIVHGFFMDEECAEMMVKENVYLESTNLYVRMIVDKGPGDLPDWMVQKAVECWEDKKKNFRKLIDMGVKISFGSDAGVPYIRQGDNAGELAMFVELGMKPMDAIIAATKTAAEAVGVGDEVGTIEEGKIADIILVDGDPVKDIRILREEEKIKMVMKEGQIVVTR from the coding sequence ATGAAATCCACGGTGATCAAGGCTGGAAGACTGATCGATGGAACCGGGAGACCACCCATCGAGAAATGCGCCGTCGTGGTTGAAGGCTCAAAGATAGCGGCCGTCGGCAAAGCCTCGGAGATCGTTTTGCCTGAAGGAGAGGGTGTCGACGTCATCGACGCGGTGGGGAAAACGCTGATGCCCGGCATGATTGACAGCCATGTGCACATCTATACAGATGGTGAGTCAAGGGAATTCTACTCTCTTCCCGTATCCAACAACCACCTAACCCTTGCACTGAGGTCGGTGCCACGGTTGAAACGTACCCTGGAGATGGGAATCACGACCCTCCGAGACGGCGGGTCAGGATGGGGCTGGCTGGAGGTGGCACTCCGTGACGCCATCAACCGAGGTGACATTGTCGGGCCCCGGTATTTCGCCACCGGATACCATCTCACGGTTACCGGGGGGCATGGTTACTTCCTGCCTCCATGGTTGGCCAATATTCCCGTGCATCCCGAACAGTCTACGATCCACTGCGACGGACCTGACCAGTGGAGAAGAGCTGCCCGGCTCAACATCTACAATGGAACGGACAATGTGAAGGTTGTGGCCAGCCGCGATATCATCAGTACAGGTATTGCAACGGCCCCGCAGGCCACTCGTGAGGAATTGAGGGCGGCCATCGAAGAGGCCCACAAGATGGGAAAAAGGGCGATCGCCCATGCCCAAGGGCGAGAGGCGATCATGAACGCCATCGAGGCGGGTGCGGATTCGATTGTCCACGGTTTCTTCATGGATGAAGAGTGTGCCGAGATGATGGTAAAGGAGAATGTGTATCTGGAATCGACCAACCTGTATGTGCGGATGATCGTGGATAAGGGGCCTGGAGATCTACCGGACTGGATGGTGCAGAAAGCGGTCGAATGCTGGGAAGACAAGAAGAAGAACTTCAGGAAGTTGATCGACATGGGTGTGAAGATCTCATTCGGGTCAGACGCAGGAGTCCCCTATATCCGGCAAGGTGACAATGCGGGTGAATTGGCCATGTTTGTGGAATTGGGGATGAAACCGATGGATGCGATCATTGCTGCAACCAAGACGGCGGCCGAAGCCGTCGGCGTCGGGGACGAGGTCGGCACCATAGAGGAAGGGAAGATAGCCGATATTATCCTCGTCGACGGAGACCCGGTGAAGGATATTCGCATTCTTCGTGAAGAGGAAAAGATCAAGATGGTCATGAAGGAGGGGCAGATAGTCGTGACACGATAA
- a CDS encoding sugar ABC transporter substrate-binding protein, with amino-acid sequence MKKTKPAGLKTAVVVVVSVIIIAVGSLSPAISQAKEFKHGKTVWLLMPYTGEFWWNMLVTFLGEAVKADGWNFNFTSAEGSDTTQFDQITTYAQQADIMFVDPTSMTAVNEAIRIAEQQYHCPVVVYKDYITGASRVCAQYNDLAAAEAMAKEAVKWIQEKYGTTEGKTVISLNGDLRLSGWKLRCDGFRWIKKHHPEINFVEIVGGLTPEGWADVAEACIAGPGSDVVALLAGSDGPYLLGALDALEKYGKLYYVGDPNHVYVASIDGKPSTLTWLRHGYIDTVYSQTPDSIAVSLWQIAKDYIVKDASYQYPPYKIPEVPTPLTVKQPKGCYWGGEDLVMTVEKVPYSKTPMGTTPCPRVDKDNVNTWGLWGNSIVKLIGEDLSPVPTFAAKGTEPAWSARLLSEYKAWREKK; translated from the coding sequence ATGAAAAAGACGAAACCTGCAGGACTCAAGACGGCGGTTGTGGTAGTAGTCAGCGTGATCATCATCGCGGTAGGGAGTTTAAGTCCCGCAATAAGCCAAGCAAAGGAGTTCAAACACGGAAAGACCGTATGGCTTTTGATGCCTTATACCGGTGAATTTTGGTGGAATATGCTCGTGACATTCCTAGGGGAGGCGGTAAAGGCCGACGGTTGGAACTTCAACTTTACCAGTGCCGAGGGATCAGACACAACCCAATTCGATCAAATAACCACCTACGCGCAACAGGCCGATATAATGTTCGTCGATCCGACGAGTATGACGGCCGTGAATGAGGCTATAAGGATAGCCGAACAGCAATACCACTGCCCTGTAGTTGTGTACAAAGACTACATAACCGGGGCGAGCCGTGTATGCGCGCAGTACAATGACCTGGCGGCTGCAGAAGCAATGGCTAAGGAAGCAGTCAAGTGGATACAGGAAAAATACGGCACAACAGAGGGCAAGACAGTGATCTCGCTTAATGGAGATCTGAGGCTGAGCGGCTGGAAATTGAGATGCGACGGGTTCAGGTGGATAAAGAAACACCATCCCGAAATCAATTTTGTCGAGATCGTGGGTGGGCTGACGCCTGAGGGATGGGCCGATGTTGCAGAGGCCTGCATTGCCGGGCCCGGATCGGATGTTGTTGCCCTGCTTGCGGGAAGCGACGGCCCCTACCTTCTGGGTGCCCTCGATGCATTGGAGAAATACGGCAAACTCTACTACGTGGGAGACCCAAACCATGTATACGTAGCGAGCATCGACGGAAAACCCTCGACGCTCACATGGCTCAGGCACGGGTATATTGATACGGTCTACTCACAGACCCCTGATTCGATAGCTGTTTCACTGTGGCAGATAGCGAAAGATTACATTGTGAAGGACGCGTCATACCAGTATCCACCGTACAAAATACCCGAAGTCCCGACGCCGCTCACGGTCAAACAACCCAAAGGCTGCTATTGGGGTGGCGAGGATCTGGTTATGACGGTGGAAAAAGTCCCCTATTCCAAAACCCCTATGGGGACGACGCCGTGCCCTCGAGTCGACAAGGACAACGTTAATACATGGGGATTGTGGGGAAACAGTATCGTCAAGTTGATCGGTGAAGACCTGAGTCCGGTCCCTACGTTTGCAGCCAAGGGAACAGAACCGGCATGGTCTGCAAGACTCTTGAGCGAATACAAGGCATGGCGTGAGAAGAAATAA